In Urechidicola croceus, a single window of DNA contains:
- a CDS encoding TAT-variant-translocated molybdopterin oxidoreductase, with amino-acid sequence MASNKKYWKSVEELNENSSIVDTLRQNEFVEEIPTDEFLGDKKSLEESSTTRRDFLKYVGFTTAAASLVACEGPVKKAIPYLVKPDEIIPGVADYYATAIADGFDFANVLVKVREGRPIKIEPNKEANGSTNARVQASVLSLYDGLRLRSPRINGDSVSENISWSDVDVQIVKQLTDVSASGKAIAFLTGTDASPSTTSLISQFAERYGNVRHVIYDSVSESAAIDAYEAMYGSRALPSYDFSKAKTIVSVGADFLGDWQGGNFEAGYAKGRIPDHGKMSHHIQFESNMTLSGANADTRVMVKPSAQKTILADLYNVIVNGGSAKNADVAVAVKQIRNAGKNAVIVTGIQDKNAQLLALAINNAIGSLVLDVNTTNNTRQGNDADVAQLISDMKSGKIGALIINNSNPIYTLPNSAEFIDALGKVDLSVAFSMTDNETANAVQYALPTPHYLESWGVVEMKKGHFSFVQPTIQPLFDTRQFHDALLKWNGSTQKYYEYLKSSFAGLGADKSFSQSLQDGSFSIPIIEKEVSIVNDVDFASAYRTISSVKESGLELQLYTKTGLGDGQQANNPWLQELPDPITRATWDNYLTVSQSDAETLGIKNWNVANGGLNGSYVQVSLGDEKLVVPAIIQPGQAPGSVGLALGYGRKAGMKEEMKIGKNAYAFYKNFNSTQSGVSVDLVSGEHEFACTQLHNTLMGRGDIIKETTLSTYNDHSLDPKHTWNPVPVVSLKHQEVEATTVDLWDEFDRSVGHHFNLSIDLNACTGCGACVIACHTENNVPVVGKDEVRKSRDMHWLRIDRYYSHEENFEGDNTKKEEMNGLLGEKGTLSGYGEMEKPSSNPEVAFQPIMCQHCNHAPCETVCPVAATSHGRQGQNHMAYNRCVGTRYCANNCPYKVRRFNWFDYANNNEFDFHMNDDLGKMVLNPDVTVRSRGVMEKCSMCIQMTQATILKAKKEGRPVKDEEFQTACSNACSTGAMVFGDINDKDSEVAKLKEDTRAYHLLEHVGTKPNVVYQVKVRNTEV; translated from the coding sequence ATGGCATCAAACAAAAAATACTGGAAAAGTGTTGAAGAACTAAACGAAAATAGTTCTATTGTTGATACGTTAAGACAAAACGAATTTGTTGAAGAAATTCCTACTGATGAATTTTTAGGTGATAAAAAATCATTAGAAGAATCTTCTACAACACGTCGTGACTTTTTAAAATATGTTGGGTTTACTACAGCAGCAGCATCTTTGGTTGCTTGTGAAGGCCCAGTAAAAAAAGCAATACCTTATTTAGTTAAACCAGATGAAATTATTCCTGGTGTAGCAGATTATTATGCAACTGCTATTGCTGATGGTTTTGACTTTGCAAATGTTTTAGTAAAAGTTCGTGAAGGGCGTCCAATTAAAATTGAACCTAATAAAGAAGCAAATGGAAGTACGAACGCAAGAGTTCAAGCATCTGTATTATCATTATATGATGGCTTACGTTTAAGAAGTCCACGTATTAATGGTGATTCTGTTTCGGAAAATATTTCTTGGTCTGATGTAGATGTTCAAATTGTAAAACAATTAACTGATGTTAGTGCTAGTGGAAAAGCAATTGCTTTTTTAACTGGTACAGATGCAAGTCCTTCAACTACAAGTTTAATTTCTCAGTTTGCTGAGAGGTACGGAAATGTTCGTCATGTAATATATGATTCAGTTTCTGAATCTGCAGCTATTGATGCTTACGAAGCAATGTATGGATCAAGAGCATTACCCTCATATGATTTCTCAAAAGCTAAAACGATTGTTTCAGTTGGAGCAGATTTCTTAGGAGATTGGCAAGGAGGAAATTTTGAAGCTGGTTACGCTAAAGGACGTATTCCAGATCATGGAAAGATGTCACATCACATTCAGTTTGAGTCAAACATGACTTTGTCTGGAGCAAATGCTGATACTCGTGTTATGGTAAAGCCATCTGCTCAAAAAACTATTTTAGCAGATTTATATAATGTTATTGTAAATGGTGGTTCTGCAAAAAATGCAGATGTTGCTGTTGCAGTTAAGCAAATACGAAATGCAGGAAAGAATGCAGTTATTGTAACTGGGATTCAAGATAAAAACGCACAATTATTAGCTTTAGCAATAAATAATGCAATCGGAAGTCTTGTTTTAGATGTAAATACTACCAATAATACGCGTCAAGGAAATGATGCTGATGTTGCTCAATTAATTTCTGATATGAAATCAGGAAAAATAGGAGCGTTAATCATCAATAATTCAAATCCAATTTATACACTACCAAACTCAGCAGAATTTATTGATGCACTTGGTAAAGTTGATTTGTCAGTTGCTTTTTCAATGACTGATAATGAAACTGCAAATGCTGTTCAATATGCATTGCCAACTCCACACTATTTGGAGTCTTGGGGTGTTGTTGAAATGAAAAAAGGACATTTCAGTTTTGTACAGCCAACTATTCAACCATTATTTGACACACGTCAGTTTCATGATGCGTTGTTGAAATGGAATGGTAGTACACAAAAATATTATGAATATTTAAAATCGTCTTTTGCTGGATTAGGTGCTGATAAATCATTTAGTCAATCTTTACAAGATGGTTCGTTTTCTATTCCGATAATTGAAAAAGAAGTTTCTATAGTTAATGATGTGGATTTTGCATCTGCTTATAGAACTATTTCATCTGTAAAAGAAAGTGGTTTAGAATTGCAATTATATACAAAGACTGGTTTAGGTGACGGCCAACAAGCAAATAACCCTTGGTTACAAGAATTGCCAGATCCTATTACTAGAGCTACTTGGGATAACTATTTAACAGTTTCTCAATCTGATGCTGAAACATTAGGAATTAAAAACTGGAATGTTGCAAATGGTGGATTGAACGGAAGTTACGTTCAAGTTTCTTTAGGAGATGAAAAATTAGTTGTACCAGCAATCATTCAGCCAGGTCAAGCACCAGGATCAGTTGGTTTAGCATTAGGATATGGTCGTAAGGCTGGAATGAAAGAAGAAATGAAGATTGGAAAGAATGCTTACGCCTTCTATAAAAACTTTAATTCTACTCAATCTGGAGTATCAGTAGACTTAGTATCAGGTGAACATGAATTCGCATGTACTCAGTTGCACAATACTTTAATGGGTAGAGGAGATATTATTAAAGAAACTACTTTATCAACATATAACGATCATTCACTAGATCCAAAACACACTTGGAATCCAGTACCAGTAGTTTCATTAAAACATCAAGAAGTTGAAGCAACAACTGTTGATTTATGGGATGAATTTGATCGTTCAGTAGGACATCACTTTAATTTATCAATAGATTTAAATGCTTGTACAGGTTGTGGAGCATGTGTAATAGCATGTCATACGGAAAATAATGTACCAGTAGTTGGGAAAGATGAGGTAAGAAAATCAAGAGATATGCACTGGTTGCGTATAGATAGGTATTACTCACATGAAGAAAACTTTGAAGGTGATAATACCAAAAAAGAAGAAATGAATGGCTTATTGGGTGAAAAGGGAACATTATCTGGATATGGAGAAATGGAAAAACCATCCTCAAATCCTGAAGTTGCTTTCCAACCAATAATGTGTCAACACTGTAATCATGCACCTTGTGAAACAGTTTGTCCAGTTGCAGCAACTTCTCACGGTCGCCAAGGTCAAAATCATATGGCTTATAACCGTTGTGTAGGTACTCGTTATTGTGCAAACAACTGTCCTTATAAAGTACGTCGTTTCAACTGGTTTGATTACGCAAACAATAATGAATTTGATTTCCATATGAATGATGATTTAGGTAAGATGGTATTAAACCCTGATGTTACTGTTCGTTCTCGTGGAGTTATGGAAAAATGTTCTATGTGTATCCAAATGACACAAGCAACAATATTAAAAGCGAAAAAAGAAGGAAGACCAGTTAAGGATGAAGAGTTTCAAACTGCATGTTCTAATGCTTGTAGTACTGGTGCAATGGTGTTTGGAGATATTAATGATAAAGATAGTGAAGTCGCTAAGTTGAAGGAAGACACAAGAGCATATCACTTGTTAGAGCATGTAGGTACTAAACCAAATGTGGTTTATCAAGTAAAAGTTAGAAACACAGAAGTATAA
- the nrfD gene encoding NrfD/PsrC family molybdoenzyme membrane anchor subunit yields the protein MASHYEAPIRQPLIVGDKSYHDITLEVAAPVEGKANKQWWIVFGISLAAFLWGIGCILYTVGTGIGVWGLNKTVGWAWDITNFVWWVGIGHAGTLISAVLLLFRQKWRMGINRSAEAMTIFSVVQAGLFPIIHMGRPWMGYWVLPLPNQFGSLWTNFNSPLLWDVFAISTYLSVSLVFWWTGLLPDFAMLRDRAIRPFQKRIYSLLSFGWTGRAKDWQRFEEVSLVLAGLATPLVLSVHTIVSMDFATSVIPGWHTTIFPPYFVAGAIFSGFAMVNTLLIIMRKVSNLEAYITLQHIELMNIVIMITGSIVGCAYITELFIAWYSGVEYEQYAFLNRATGPYWWAYLLMMTCNVVSPQVFWSKKLRTSIMFSFFISIVVNVGMWFERFVIIVTSLHRDYLPSSWTMFSPSFVDIGIFVGTIGFFFVLFLLYARTFPVIAQAEVKSILKSSGDNYKRYRDAGGVNPAPQIPSTVKTIVDEVKNTDEDSAAQTSDLLGSLGTFDPSTQTADDLKLINGVGPKMEQTLNNIGIYSFAQVSKMGDKEYDLLDSIIGAFQGRAKRDDWAGQAKNLKK from the coding sequence ATGGCGTCGCATTACGAAGCACCTATAAGACAACCTTTAATTGTTGGAGACAAGAGTTACCATGATATTACTTTGGAAGTTGCTGCTCCAGTTGAAGGTAAAGCAAATAAACAGTGGTGGATAGTATTTGGAATATCGCTTGCAGCTTTCCTTTGGGGAATTGGGTGTATATTATATACTGTTGGAACCGGTATTGGAGTTTGGGGATTAAACAAAACCGTAGGTTGGGCATGGGATATTACCAACTTTGTTTGGTGGGTAGGTATTGGTCATGCTGGAACATTAATTTCAGCAGTACTTTTATTATTCCGTCAAAAGTGGAGAATGGGTATTAACCGTTCCGCTGAAGCAATGACAATTTTCTCAGTAGTTCAGGCTGGTTTATTTCCAATAATTCATATGGGTAGACCATGGATGGGATATTGGGTATTACCATTACCAAATCAATTTGGTTCTTTATGGACTAACTTTAACTCTCCGCTTCTTTGGGATGTATTTGCAATTTCAACATATTTATCTGTTTCATTAGTATTCTGGTGGACAGGTCTATTGCCAGATTTTGCAATGTTACGTGATAGAGCGATTAGACCATTTCAAAAGAGAATATACTCTTTATTAAGTTTTGGTTGGACAGGTAGAGCAAAAGATTGGCAACGATTTGAAGAAGTATCTTTAGTACTTGCAGGTTTAGCAACTCCACTTGTACTTTCAGTACATACTATTGTATCAATGGATTTTGCAACATCTGTAATTCCTGGATGGCATACAACAATTTTTCCTCCATATTTCGTTGCAGGAGCGATTTTTTCAGGATTTGCAATGGTAAATACACTTCTTATTATAATGAGAAAGGTATCAAACTTAGAAGCATACATTACATTACAACATATTGAATTAATGAACATTGTAATTATGATTACTGGTTCAATAGTAGGTTGTGCATATATTACTGAGTTATTTATTGCATGGTATTCTGGAGTAGAGTACGAACAATATGCATTCTTAAATAGAGCAACTGGACCATATTGGTGGGCTTATTTATTAATGATGACTTGTAATGTTGTTTCACCTCAAGTGTTTTGGTCAAAAAAATTAAGAACTAGTATTATGTTCTCATTCTTTATTTCTATAGTAGTAAATGTTGGGATGTGGTTTGAACGTTTTGTAATTATTGTAACATCATTACACCGTGATTATTTACCTTCATCTTGGACGATGTTTTCACCATCATTTGTTGATATAGGTATTTTTGTAGGAACAATAGGATTTTTCTTCGTATTGTTTTTATTATATGCTAGAACTTTCCCAGTAATAGCTCAAGCAGAGGTGAAATCTATTTTGAAATCATCAGGAGACAATTATAAAAGATATAGAGATGCTGGAGGAGTAAATCCTGCACCTCAAATTCCATCAACGGTTAAAACTATTGTTGATGAAGTAAAAAATACAGATGAAGATTCTGCTGCTCAAACTTCTGATTTATTAGGAAGCTTAGGAACTTTTGACCCATCAACACAAACGGCTGATGATTTAAAATTAATTAATGGTGTTGGTCCAAAAATGGAACAAACATTAAATAATATTGGTATTTATAGTTTTGCTCAAGTCAGTAAAATGGGTGACAAAGAATATGATCTATTAGATTCAATTATTGGAGCTTTTCAAGGAAGAGCAAAAAGAGATGATTGGGCAGGTCAAGCAAAAAACTTAAAAAAATAA
- a CDS encoding DUF3341 domain-containing protein, producing the protein MSSKVIQAMYNDDDILMSAVKETRAAHHHIEEVYTPFPVHGLDKAMGLAPTRIAIVAFMYGLCGLSFAIWMMNYMMIQDWPQNIGGKPSFSFFYNMPAFVPIMFELTVFFAAHLMVITFYMRSRLWPFKEAENPDPRTTDDMFVMEIGVDGNEEELTSFLKSTGAVEIKITEKH; encoded by the coding sequence ATGAGTTCTAAAGTAATACAAGCAATGTATAATGATGATGACATTTTAATGTCAGCAGTTAAAGAAACACGTGCTGCTCATCATCATATTGAAGAAGTATATACTCCATTTCCTGTTCATGGATTGGATAAAGCAATGGGATTAGCTCCTACAAGAATAGCAATTGTTGCATTTATGTATGGATTGTGTGGATTGTCATTTGCAATTTGGATGATGAATTATATGATGATTCAAGATTGGCCACAAAATATTGGTGGTAAACCAAGTTTTAGTTTCTTTTATAATATGCCAGCATTTGTACCTATTATGTTTGAATTAACTGTGTTTTTTGCTGCCCATTTAATGGTAATTACTTTCTATATGCGTAGTAGATTATGGCCATTTAAAGAAGCTGAAAATCCAGATCCAAGAACTACAGACGATATGTTTGTAATGGAAATTGGTGTTGATGGAAATGAAGAAGAACTGACTTCGTTCTTAAAGAGTACTGGAGCTGTAGAAATTAAAATAACTGAAAAGCATTAA
- a CDS encoding c-type cytochrome: MRKVINSIVILVLLVIVSSCDKSKRSPNLQYMPNMYEPVGYETYGDNPNFAPGMEGRLPVKGAIARGAELPFEYANNIVGYDLAKTELMSPLDSTTIDSKRGKDLYVIYCASCHGAKGDGQGELVKREKFLGVPNYKDRDITEGSIYHVIMYGKNLMGSHSSQLTEEERWQVTAYVQELKNK, from the coding sequence ATGAGAAAAGTTATAAATAGTATAGTTATATTAGTTTTATTAGTGATTGTTTCATCTTGTGATAAGAGTAAAAGATCACCAAATTTACAATATATGCCAAATATGTATGAGCCAGTAGGTTATGAAACATATGGTGATAACCCTAATTTTGCACCTGGAATGGAAGGTCGTCTTCCAGTAAAGGGAGCAATAGCAAGAGGTGCTGAACTTCCTTTCGAATATGCAAATAATATTGTTGGTTATGATTTAGCAAAAACTGAATTAATGAGTCCTTTAGATTCAACTACAATAGATTCAAAAAGAGGAAAAGACTTATATGTTATTTACTGTGCTTCTTGTCATGGAGCAAAAGGTGATGGACAAGGTGAATTAGTAAAGAGAGAAAAGTTTTTAGGTGTTCCTAATTATAAAGATAGAGATATTACCGAAGGTAGTATATATCACGTAATTATGTATGGTAAAAATTTAATGGGTTCACACTCATCTCAGTTAACAGAAGAAGAACGCTGGCAAGTAACGGCTTACGTTCAAGAATTAAAAAACAAATAA
- a CDS encoding quinol:cytochrome C oxidoreductase, which produces MYTFSNRLKTFSFALMIVGLIGITWGFLNTPSTIEEAKEIVAHNSQDSHGSSHEVIVDTHDTTVNDLHGESTAHEEGHDASHDEHVFHQLKNRPWSALYVAIFFFMMLALGTLAFYAIQHAAQAGWSIVLFRVMEGITAYLPIGAVILFLFLVLSGMHMNHVFAWMAHDPSDELLANKAGYLNVPFLLIRSAIYIAGWIWYRQYSKKQTRLQDEASEGDNTHYRKLFKASAAFLVFFLVTESMMSWDWIMSIDHHWFSTLFGWYIFAGMFVSAITTIALVTIYLKSRGYLEYVNDSHLHDLAKFMFGFSIFWTYLWFSQFMLIWYANIPEEVTYYVQRFEEYKVPFLGMLAMNFAFPILLLMNSDYKRLPWFIVMAGIVVLIGHYVDVYIMITPGSVGSQWSFISPEVIGAALFFLGLFIFIVFTALTKAPLKAKGNPFIKESEQYHY; this is translated from the coding sequence ATGTACACGTTTTCAAATAGATTAAAGACCTTTTCATTCGCATTGATGATTGTTGGTTTGATTGGTATTACTTGGGGGTTTTTAAACACTCCTTCAACAATTGAAGAAGCGAAAGAAATTGTAGCACACAATTCACAAGATTCACACGGATCAAGTCACGAAGTAATAGTCGATACACATGACACAACAGTTAATGATTTACATGGTGAATCAACTGCTCATGAAGAAGGTCATGATGCTTCTCATGATGAACATGTATTTCACCAATTAAAAAATAGACCTTGGTCAGCATTGTATGTTGCTATTTTCTTCTTTATGATGTTAGCTCTTGGAACATTGGCATTTTATGCTATTCAGCATGCCGCACAAGCAGGATGGTCAATTGTCTTATTTAGAGTTATGGAAGGAATTACAGCATATTTGCCAATTGGAGCAGTAATATTATTTTTGTTCTTAGTTCTTTCAGGAATGCATATGAACCATGTCTTTGCTTGGATGGCTCATGATCCATCAGATGAATTGTTAGCAAATAAAGCAGGATATTTAAACGTTCCATTTTTATTAATCAGATCAGCAATATATATTGCAGGTTGGATTTGGTATCGTCAATATTCAAAGAAACAAACAAGATTACAAGACGAAGCGTCTGAAGGAGATAACACTCACTATAGAAAACTATTTAAAGCATCAGCTGCATTTTTAGTATTCTTTTTAGTGACAGAATCTATGATGTCATGGGATTGGATAATGTCAATTGATCATCATTGGTTTAGTACATTATTTGGGTGGTATATTTTTGCAGGAATGTTTGTATCTGCAATTACAACAATTGCATTAGTAACAATTTATTTGAAATCTAGAGGATATTTAGAATACGTTAATGATAGTCATTTACATGATTTAGCAAAATTCATGTTCGGGTTTAGTATTTTTTGGACCTACTTATGGTTTTCACAATTTATGTTGATATGGTATGCAAATATCCCAGAAGAAGTTACATATTACGTGCAACGTTTTGAAGAATATAAAGTCCCATTTTTAGGAATGTTGGCTATGAACTTTGCCTTCCCAATATTACTATTAATGAACAGTGATTATAAAAGATTGCCTTGGTTTATTGTAATGGCTGGTATTGTTGTTTTAATTGGGCATTATGTAGATGTATATATTATGATTACTCCTGGTTCAGTAGGAAGTCAATGGTCATTTATATCTCCAGAAGTAATAGGTGCTGCTTTGTTCTTTTTAGGCTTATTTATATTTATTGTATTTACAGCATTGACAAAAGCACCATTAAAGGCAAAAGGAAATCCGTTTATTAAAGAGAGTGAGCAATATCACTATTAA
- a CDS encoding cytochrome c oxidase subunit II, with product MLALFYILIAILIASTFWQLTKIFNYKNDIATEEDNDQQGKLMFAFMVGFYGLMIYCFWEYSRVLLPEAASEHGAEYDNLYLWSMLLILFVQAVMQFLIFFFAYKYRGIKGRKALFYSDSHKLETIWTVTPAIVLAGLIIYGLSVWIDITDISELENPIVIEVYAKQFQWEARYAGEDNELGRGNVRFIKGINTMGVDMTDVNAADDIPVRELHLPKGRPVLFKFRSQDVLHSAYMPHFRAQMNCVPGMVTQFAFTPSMTTEEMRANEKTAAKVENINRIRAEKGEDAYEFDYLLLCNKICGASHYNMQMKIVVQEEAEFNSWLAEQKTMTQVLN from the coding sequence ATGTTAGCGTTATTTTATATTTTAATAGCAATACTTATAGCAAGTACTTTTTGGCAATTGACCAAAATTTTTAACTACAAAAATGATATTGCAACAGAGGAAGATAATGATCAGCAAGGTAAATTGATGTTTGCTTTTATGGTTGGTTTTTATGGATTGATGATTTATTGTTTTTGGGAATACAGTAGAGTATTGTTGCCAGAAGCGGCATCTGAACACGGTGCAGAATATGATAACTTGTACTTATGGTCAATGTTATTGATATTGTTTGTACAAGCAGTTATGCAATTCCTTATTTTCTTTTTTGCTTATAAGTATAGAGGTATAAAAGGAAGAAAAGCATTGTTTTATTCTGATAGTCACAAGTTAGAAACTATTTGGACAGTTACACCAGCAATAGTATTGGCAGGATTAATTATTTATGGACTATCAGTTTGGATTGATATTACAGATATTTCTGAGTTAGAGAACCCAATTGTTATTGAAGTATACGCAAAACAATTCCAGTGGGAAGCGAGATACGCAGGTGAAGATAATGAATTAGGAAGAGGAAATGTTCGTTTTATAAAAGGAATCAATACTATGGGAGTAGATATGACTGATGTAAATGCAGCCGATGACATTCCTGTAAGAGAACTGCATTTACCCAAAGGTAGACCGGTTTTATTTAAATTTCGTTCTCAAGACGTATTACACTCTGCTTACATGCCTCATTTTAGAGCGCAAATGAATTGTGTTCCTGGTATGGTAACTCAATTTGCTTTTACTCCTTCTATGACAACTGAAGAGATGCGAGCTAATGAAAAAACAGCGGCAAAAGTTGAAAATATAAATAGAATTAGAGCAGAAAAAGGAGAAGATGCTTATGAATTTGATTACTTATTATTATGTAATAAAATTTGTGGTGCTTCACATTATAATATGCAAATGAAAATCGTTGTTCAAGAAGAAGCTGAATTCAATAGTTGGTTAGCAGAACAAAAAACAATGACGCAAGTTTTAAACTAA
- a CDS encoding cytochrome c oxidase subunit I: protein MSEHHHKETFITKYIFSQDHKMISKQYLITGIFMGVIGVFMSMLFRLQIAWPDHSFSLIEAFLGHHQDNGVMTPDIYLALVTIHGTIMVFFVLTAGLSGTFSNLLIPLQIGARDMASGFLNMVSYWLFFLSSIIMVISLFVSAGPASAGWTVYPPLSALPQAIPGSGAGMTLWLVAMAIFIASSLLGALNYIVTVLNLRTVGMKMTRLPLTIWAFFITAIIGVVSFPVLLSAALLLIFDRSFGTSFYLSDIFIDGGVLHYQGGSPVLFEHLFWFLGHPEVYIVLLPALGITSEVIATNSRKPIFGYRAMIGSIIAIAFLSTIVWGHHMFITGMNPFLGSVFTFTTLLIAIPSAVKAFNYVTTLWKGNLQMNPAMLFSIGLVSTFVSGGLTGLVLGDSALDINVHDTYFVIAHFHLVMGVSAIYGMYAGVYHWFPKMFGRMMNKTLGYWHFWITAIAAYGVFFPMHFVGLAGLPRRYYTNTAFPLFDDLADINVVITIFALIGGTAQLIFLGNFFWSIYKGKKATQNPWKSNTLEWTTPVEPIHGNWPGEIPAVHRWAYDYSKPGYESDWVSQTVPLKEGEEPT, encoded by the coding sequence ATGTCAGAGCATCATCATAAAGAAACATTTATTACTAAATATATTTTTAGTCAAGATCATAAAATGATTTCTAAACAATATCTGATAACAGGTATTTTTATGGGAGTAATTGGTGTTTTTATGTCAATGTTATTCCGTTTACAAATTGCATGGCCAGACCATTCATTTAGTTTAATAGAAGCGTTTTTAGGTCATCATCAAGATAATGGAGTTATGACTCCAGATATTTACTTAGCCCTAGTTACAATACACGGTACCATAATGGTATTCTTTGTGTTAACTGCAGGTTTAAGTGGTACATTTAGTAATTTATTAATTCCATTGCAGATTGGAGCTAGAGATATGGCATCAGGTTTTTTAAACATGGTATCTTATTGGTTATTTTTCTTATCTAGTATTATAATGGTTATTTCATTATTTGTATCTGCTGGACCTGCATCTGCGGGTTGGACGGTATATCCACCATTAAGTGCATTACCTCAAGCAATTCCAGGTTCTGGAGCAGGAATGACTTTATGGTTAGTTGCAATGGCAATTTTCATTGCTTCTTCTTTATTAGGGGCATTAAATTATATTGTTACAGTTTTAAATTTAAGAACTGTAGGTATGAAAATGACACGTTTGCCATTGACAATTTGGGCATTTTTTATTACTGCAATTATTGGAGTAGTATCGTTTCCAGTATTATTATCGGCAGCATTATTACTTATTTTTGATAGAAGTTTTGGAACTTCATTTTACCTTTCAGATATATTTATAGATGGAGGAGTGTTGCATTACCAAGGTGGATCTCCAGTATTATTCGAACACTTATTTTGGTTCTTAGGACATCCTGAAGTATATATCGTATTACTTCCAGCATTAGGAATAACTTCTGAAGTAATTGCTACAAACTCTAGAAAACCAATTTTTGGTTATAGAGCTATGATTGGTTCTATTATTGCAATTGCATTTTTATCAACTATAGTTTGGGGTCACCATATGTTTATTACAGGTATGAATCCTTTCTTAGGATCAGTATTTACATTCACAACATTATTGATTGCAATTCCATCTGCAGTAAAGGCATTTAACTATGTGACTACTCTTTGGAAAGGAAATTTACAAATGAATCCTGCAATGTTATTCTCAATAGGATTAGTTTCAACCTTCGTTTCTGGTGGATTAACTGGATTAGTTCTAGGTGATAGTGCTTTAGATATTAATGTTCACGATACTTATTTCGTTATTGCTCACTTCCATTTAGTAATGGGTGTTTCTGCAATTTATGGTATGTATGCAGGTGTTTATCATTGGTTCCCTAAAATGTTTGGAAGAATGATGAATAAAACTTTAGGATATTGGCATTTTTGGATTACAGCAATTGCTGCGTATGGAGTATTTTTCCCAATGCACTTTGTTGGCTTAGCAGGTTTACCAAGAAGATATTATACAAACACAGCATTTCCTTTATTTGATGATTTAGCTGATATTAATGTAGTAATAACAATTTTTGCCTTAATTGGTGGTACTGCACAGTTAATCTTTTTAGGTAACTTCTTTTGGAGTATTTATAAAGGTAAAAAGGCAACTCAGAATCCTTGGAAGTCTAATACATTAGAATGGACTACTCCAGTTGAACCAATACATGGTAACTGGCCAGGTGAAATTCCAGCCGTTCATAGATGGGCTTATGATTATAGTAAACCAGGGTATGAATCAGATTGGGTAAGTCAAACAGTTCCTTTAAAAGAAGGTGAAGAACCGACTTAA